In Vibrio atlanticus, the following proteins share a genomic window:
- a CDS encoding DUF2062 domain-containing protein produces MPRKFIKRFMPDHELIKRQKALKVFGNVLYNPNLWCLNRRSAAGAFAVGLFMAFVPLPSQMIMSAGLAVACGVNLPLAVALVWISNPVTMPVLFYFAYKVGAFVMHVPPQAFHFELSWDFILAQMNTIGPPFLLGCLICGVVSAMIGYFGIRGLWRYSVVRSWKKRQARY; encoded by the coding sequence ATGCCAAGAAAGTTTATCAAACGATTTATGCCTGACCATGAGCTAATCAAGCGTCAGAAAGCATTGAAAGTTTTTGGCAATGTTTTGTACAACCCCAACTTATGGTGTCTTAATCGTCGCTCTGCGGCTGGCGCATTCGCTGTTGGGTTATTCATGGCGTTTGTCCCTCTACCAAGCCAAATGATTATGTCTGCAGGCCTTGCTGTCGCATGTGGCGTTAACCTACCTTTGGCTGTCGCACTTGTTTGGATCAGTAACCCGGTCACTATGCCCGTTCTCTTCTACTTTGCTTATAAAGTCGGGGCGTTTGTTATGCATGTACCACCTCAAGCCTTCCATTTCGAATTGTCTTGGGACTTCATCTTGGCGCAAATGAATACAATCGGGCCTCCTTTCTTACTGGGTTGCCTGATTTGTGGCGTGGTTTCAGCAATGATTGGCTACTTTGGTATTCGCGGGTTATGGCGTTACTCAGTAGTAAGAAGTTGGAAGAAGCGTCAAGCAAGGTACTGA
- a CDS encoding DNA internalization-related competence protein ComEC/Rec2, producing the protein MFNTWFLISFAATVVSASFWPVMPHWVWAPLMLLLLLASTKYSVFRSARGLATALILVICLGNVIEIQTSRLFQSGQNTTINASVVSLFSENSHGFESVIVARSIGGEKLIFPQLIKLRLFTPFKLTLGDDVNLSVYIKPVWGKLNEAGFDLEKYLFSAGVVANAIYRSNTKYRIHTNSNLRSYWFENSLERLSQLANQDLIMALSFGYRDLIHSQRWDLLKSSGLIHLMAISGLHIGIAFAIGYQVGKVFRLLSSSLLWLPTIFGVGLAYFYSWFAGFTLPTLRALVMCIIASYFLWRGQNISLFRYVALSLCVVLLIWPFSVLSSSFWLSFGALGAVLYIALNSQSSDSNSTFIDRALQLFKIQLMLTFLIAPFSMLFFNGVSLVSVFYNLLLLPWVSMVVIPLLFLAMFFSLILAPVSGDVGLTTFNNGLSEQLWMLVDLSLEPLVFSLPFSERFWFQVDNHMIELSVFLILFFGFVSRYFKRALSILIITVFVLWWEFGKPQQDKLTIDILDVGHGLSLLLEKNNQIVVYDLGNAWPGGSIVESLLIPTLNQRGIHELEGVIVSHFDSDHAGGYPSLLENYNPKWVRASQNISQQGQSTIQESSNIQACTLGEVWTWQGVAFEVLWPPKQVKRAYNPHSCVVRLFDPDLDFSMLLTGDIELVSEWLLAREGERLRSDVMLVPHHGSNTSSLARFIEAVSPQLAIASLAKGNQWGMPSESVIERYHDAGSAWLDTGESGQITISIGQEGWQYHEIREQQGRQWYRQMLRKGVE; encoded by the coding sequence TTGTTTAACACTTGGTTCTTGATTTCATTTGCTGCGACAGTTGTGTCTGCCAGCTTCTGGCCTGTGATGCCTCATTGGGTTTGGGCACCATTGATGCTGTTGTTACTACTAGCATCAACAAAGTATAGCGTTTTCCGGAGTGCAAGAGGTCTAGCAACAGCATTGATACTAGTTATCTGCCTAGGGAATGTAATTGAAATACAAACGAGTCGCTTATTTCAATCAGGGCAGAATACTACCATAAATGCTTCGGTTGTTAGCCTTTTTAGTGAAAATAGCCACGGTTTTGAAAGCGTAATAGTAGCTAGATCAATTGGCGGCGAAAAATTAATCTTTCCTCAATTAATAAAATTACGTTTGTTTACTCCTTTTAAGTTAACACTCGGAGATGATGTCAATTTATCTGTGTATATAAAGCCTGTATGGGGCAAACTCAATGAAGCAGGCTTTGATTTAGAAAAGTATCTGTTTAGCGCAGGTGTGGTTGCCAATGCAATTTACAGATCTAATACAAAGTATCGCATTCATACCAATAGCAACTTACGGTCCTATTGGTTTGAAAACAGTCTTGAAAGGTTAAGTCAACTGGCAAATCAAGACCTCATTATGGCTTTGAGTTTTGGTTATCGAGACCTTATTCACTCTCAGCGTTGGGACTTACTTAAAAGCAGTGGTTTGATTCACTTGATGGCTATTTCGGGGCTGCATATTGGGATTGCCTTTGCTATCGGCTATCAAGTAGGAAAGGTATTCAGATTACTATCATCTTCACTTCTTTGGTTGCCCACAATATTCGGAGTCGGCTTAGCCTATTTTTACAGTTGGTTTGCTGGGTTCACGCTGCCCACCTTGAGAGCTTTGGTGATGTGTATTATCGCCAGCTATTTCTTGTGGCGTGGGCAAAATATCAGTTTGTTTCGGTATGTCGCCTTAAGTCTGTGCGTGGTTCTGCTAATTTGGCCATTTTCAGTATTGTCGAGTAGCTTCTGGTTGTCTTTTGGTGCGTTAGGTGCCGTTCTTTACATTGCGTTAAATAGTCAGTCATCCGATTCAAACTCAACATTTATCGACCGAGCACTGCAGCTCTTCAAGATTCAGTTAATGCTGACATTCCTGATTGCTCCCTTTTCGATGCTGTTCTTTAATGGGGTCAGCTTAGTCTCTGTGTTCTACAACTTGCTCCTTTTACCTTGGGTGTCGATGGTGGTTATCCCACTATTGTTCCTGGCAATGTTCTTTAGCTTAATATTGGCGCCAGTATCAGGTGACGTTGGCTTAACTACATTCAACAATGGTTTGTCTGAACAATTATGGATGTTGGTCGACTTATCGCTTGAGCCTCTCGTATTTAGTCTTCCTTTCTCTGAACGATTTTGGTTTCAAGTGGATAATCACATGATTGAGTTGTCTGTATTCCTCATCTTGTTTTTCGGTTTTGTCAGTCGATATTTCAAACGAGCACTATCTATATTGATTATTACCGTGTTTGTACTGTGGTGGGAGTTCGGCAAGCCTCAACAAGACAAACTAACTATCGATATCTTGGATGTTGGCCACGGGTTGTCTTTGCTCTTAGAAAAGAACAATCAGATTGTTGTTTACGATCTTGGTAACGCATGGCCAGGAGGTTCCATTGTCGAATCCTTACTTATTCCTACTTTGAATCAGAGGGGAATTCATGAGTTGGAGGGTGTAATAGTGAGTCATTTCGATTCTGACCACGCTGGTGGCTATCCGTCGTTACTTGAAAATTACAACCCTAAGTGGGTAAGAGCCAGTCAGAATATCAGTCAACAAGGACAATCTACGATTCAAGAATCGTCTAATATTCAAGCATGTACTTTAGGAGAAGTATGGACCTGGCAAGGGGTTGCTTTTGAGGTCTTGTGGCCTCCCAAACAAGTGAAGAGGGCGTATAACCCACATTCGTGCGTGGTCAGGCTTTTTGACCCCGATTTAGATTTTTCGATGTTACTTACTGGTGATATTGAATTGGTCAGTGAGTGGTTACTTGCACGCGAAGGCGAACGGCTTCGAAGTGACGTTATGCTTGTTCCGCATCATGGCAGCAATACGTCTTCGCTCGCTCGTTTTATTGAGGCCGTTTCACCTCAGTTAGCGATCGCTTCTTTGGCCAAAGGCAATCAATGGGGGATGCCGAGTGAATCCGTAATTGAACGTTATCACGACGCAGGGAGTGCTTGGCTTGATACTGGAGAAAGCGGCCAAATAACCATCAGTATTGGTCAAGAAGGTTGGCAATATCATGAGATTAGAGAACAACAAGGCAGACAGTGGTATAGGCAGATGCTTCGTAAGGGAGTAGAATAG